From Chryseobacterium joostei, the proteins below share one genomic window:
- a CDS encoding DUF5131 family protein → MENTKIQWTDNTWNPWYGCQKISPGCKFCYMYRDQENYGGNPQKVFRSKTRFKEPMKWKQPRMIFTCSWSDWFIEEADLWRNEAWEIIRKTPHHTYLILTKRPERIKDHLPSYFESLHNVWIGVSVESQQQVSRIAYLNDLSCITFASFEPLIGEIEWDQNMNLLDWCIIGGESGYDTGKHRYRPMELAWMEKLIDASVKNNVKCFVKQLGTYQAKSLSLKDKHGGGIDEWDSHLRIREYPEKRKPYDLFSYSISE, encoded by the coding sequence ATGGAAAATACAAAAATTCAATGGACAGATAACACATGGAATCCGTGGTATGGCTGTCAAAAAATATCACCAGGATGCAAATTCTGTTATATGTATAGAGATCAAGAAAACTATGGAGGTAATCCCCAAAAAGTTTTTAGATCAAAAACAAGATTCAAAGAACCTATGAAATGGAAACAACCCAGAATGATCTTTACTTGTTCGTGGAGTGATTGGTTTATTGAAGAAGCAGACCTATGGAGAAATGAAGCATGGGAAATTATCCGAAAAACTCCACATCATACCTACCTGATACTTACCAAAAGACCTGAAAGAATCAAAGATCATCTTCCTAGTTATTTTGAATCATTACATAATGTCTGGATTGGGGTTTCTGTCGAAAGCCAACAGCAAGTAAGTAGAATTGCTTATTTGAATGATCTGTCATGTATCACTTTTGCGAGTTTTGAACCTCTAATCGGAGAGATTGAGTGGGACCAAAATATGAATCTTCTAGATTGGTGTATTATCGGTGGTGAAAGCGGTTATGATACGGGAAAGCATAGATACAGACCTATGGAGTTAGCGTGGATGGAGAAATTGATTGATGCTTCCGTTAAAAATAATGTAAAATGCTTTGTAAAACAACTGGGGACTTATCAGGCAAAATCATTAAGCCTCAAAGACAAGCATGGCGGGGGTATTGATGAATGGGATTCACACCTACGGATAAGAGAATATCCAGAAAAAAGAAAACCTTACGACTTATTTTCATATTCAATTTCTGAATAA
- a CDS encoding helix-turn-helix domain-containing protein has translation MDYFKDFFKKIEDLIDGKLNQFECKLAEMYKPEGKEIMTRVETAEYFGVSLGTLNNWSKSGILVPIDFGGRVYYTRNEIQAKLGLAS, from the coding sequence ATGGATTATTTTAAAGATTTTTTCAAAAAAATTGAAGATTTAATTGATGGTAAATTAAATCAATTTGAGTGTAAACTGGCAGAAATGTATAAGCCAGAGGGTAAAGAAATAATGACGAGAGTAGAAACAGCAGAGTATTTCGGAGTTTCGCTCGGAACATTAAACAATTGGTCAAAAAGCGGGATTTTAGTTCCTATCGACTTCGGTGGTAGAGTGTATTATACCCGCAATGAAATTCAAGCAAAATTAGGATTGGCTTCTTAA